Part of the Candidatus Chlorohelix allophototropha genome, TAGCGTTTTGCGCCATCGTTTGGTACAAAGTTACCGGAGTAATCACTGGCTTTTATTCCAAAATACCCAACAAAAGTTTGTGCCAAACTCCCGATAAGGTTTTTACGAATGAACAACGCGCCTGTTCCATCAGGACCGCAAAGCCACTTTTGACCTGATATAGCGTAAGCATCCACGCCTAGTTCGTAAACGTTGCTGGGAACCATCCCGCAGGATTGGGCGGCATCGCAAATCAGCAGCGCATCGGTTTGATGCACTAAGTCGGCAATTTCACGTATGGGCAATACCATGCCACTGCTCCACGAAACATGCGAAAGCACCACCGCCTTAGTTCTGCTATTCAATACTCGTTTTAATTCCGTAATTGGGTTTACACCGGGTTTTCCTATACTGGTCTGTCGAATTTTCACGCCGTAGCGTTGCTTGAGCAGATAGGCGGGATAAAGACCGCCGGGATGTTCGGTAGTAGCGGTAATTATCTCATCGCCTTTGCTCCAATCCATCCCCATCAGGGCAATATTCATCCCCTCGGTGGTATTGTGAGTCAAGACTATTTCTTCGGAATCGCACCCAAGCAAGGTAGCCACTGCTTTGGTAGCAAGGGTAAATTCGCGAAACATCTCAGTAAAAGACTCAAAGCCGATTCTGCCACTTTCGTATTGTTTCTGCGCATATTCAAGCGTAGCTTTATGACCACACTCAGGGAATGGACCATTAGTGCCGGTATTCAAATACGCCTTGGCTAGAACGGCTGGAAAATTCGCCCTTATTTGCTCGATTTTTTCGGCATCCATTTCTATAACTCCTGCCCTTCAAGAACTTGATAGAACCAAATTAGCCAAGAAAACAAAAAAACACGCCAAACCAAGATTCGGCTTAATGCGATTTCTATTTTCGGCTGAGGTTGGAAATAAATCCAGCTATCCCGAATGTAGGCTCAATATTAGCGGTTGTTCCGGGACTTGGAAAGATTTCGACTGATCGAATCATAGCACATCCTATCCTCGTTTGTTTTAGAACATAGCGATTTGTTTCCGCTGCCCATTTTAGAATGCTACAGCTAAGCTTAACAGTAGTTGCGGAAATTAATCCAATTATTAGAAACTTCTAATAGTATTCCAATAAAAACTTGTTAGTCTATTCATAGCTAACTAAATAAAAATGTTAAGGAGAATGAGCAAAAATGACCATGAAAAACTTGATACCAGGCTTAATATTGGGAGTAATCTTTGTAGTAGCCTTCTTTTTTGGTATCGCCCTCCTAAATAATGGCAACACAAGTAATGCCACTTCTGCGCCTGCCTCGACGGTGGTAGTTCCGAACTCTGGAGGAATCTCGGCTGACCCTGTGGTTACCACCACACAACCGGAGGTGATCAATAGTACGCCCGATGCTTCCACTGTCACTACCCCTGTCGTCACTAAAAAGGCATCTCATGAAAGTGAAGACGATGATAAAAATGAAAAAGAGGGTCACGATTAATTTGTTTTTGGTATTTTAGCTAGGTAAGACTAGACGAGTACCATAAAAGTAGTTATTGCCCCTTGTTGTCGTAATAAGCTGATAATGCGGGATTAAGATAAACCTGACCTGAGCTAATATCTCTGGGTCGGGTTTTCTTTTTTTAGTATGTGAAATGCCCAACCAGCTAGGGTCTGATTCTCGTGTTATGACTCTTTGCTCTTAATGCGGTTTGCGCTTATAATGCGGTTTGAATATTTCGTCAGCTACTTCAAAATACTGCTCAAAATTCGATGTCAGATCAGTTAAAATTAGGCTCTACCATATTAAATAAGTATCTTATCGACTCCATCATTGGTACTGGAGGATTTGGTGCAGTCTATAAGGCTTATGACCTAAAACTCAAACGTTGGGCTGCTATAAAAACTCTACTCTATACGCAGAGTAGGCTGGATAATCGTTATGGAGTCGGGGCATTTGAAGAATTCCTGAGTCGTTTCCAACGAGAAGCAACCGTCAGTAGCTACTTTACTCAAAATCCCAATATTATCACGGTTTATGGTCTGGAAGAAGACGAAGATGGGGATTATTACCTAATCCTTGAGTTTGTCGAGGGTGGTTCCCTAACCGATTATATCCGTAATAATAAAAAATTAACTATCGAAGAAACCTGCGCAGTTACACTCGATCTTTCTAGGGCGTTAGTTGATATTCACAATCATCCTGCCGATATTGTACACCGTGATTTAAAGCCCAGTAATATCCTTCTACGAAAAAATGGGCAGGCGCTTATAGCAGATTTTGGAATCGCGCAGGTCGGTCACGAAAGCCAACGCACTACGATTGGCGCACGACATCCGGGTTCATTACCCTATATGTCGCCCGAACAGGCTAAGGAATATAGCTATCTTTCGCCAACCTCTGATCTTTATTCTCTAGGCTTGATTATTTATGAAATGCTGACCGGTATGCTGTATGCCAAATACAAACGCATGCCCCCAAGTTCGGTTAATCCTGAAGTTCCAGCATGGTTGGATGACTTAGTAACCCGCCTACTTAGTATTCTGCCAGAAGAGCGCTTGCAGAAAGCCGAAGAAATAAGCCACCTATTGCTGGAAAATATACCTGAATTAGAAAAATTCAGAATAATACCGCATAGTTCTGCGCCAGTAACCCCTCCGATAGAAGCAATACGGACTACCCCACTAGAAGGGGCAGTAAACAATGAACTTCCTACAATTGATATATCTGATAAAAAACTACCTGAAACTCTGACTGAGACAATTGCTTTATCAAAACAGCCTACCGCTTTACCGACTACCGACAAACGCAGACCAAACTTTATATGGGTAGGCGCAATTACAGCAGTTATTCTATTTCTAGGAATAGTCGGCGTTTTATTGGCGGGTAATGGTCAAAATAACAACAATTTAACTGCAACTATTGCGGCAGCAGTAGAATCAACTTCAAAAACCACTTCAACTGTTACGGATAATACAACTTTATCCATTTCAAATATTAATACTGTAGCCACAATGCCCTTGACCGATTCCGTTACAGCGACTGAAATCCCTAGCACACCCACTCCTGGACCTTCATTGATTATATTTGGGGTTGGCACAACTCAACGAGGTGATGTTGAAACAGTCCAACCTGCCGATGCTACCGATACTTTTACGCTTGGAAGTGAAGCCTTTGGCTATATAAATTTCGATGGCGGCAGACCGGATTTGGATAAAGTGGAACTGTCCATAATTTCGGATTCGGTTACACGAACTCCCATTACTATAACAATTACCAAAAAATCTGGATTCCAGATTTTGTCGCTTGGAAAATTGGAACTCGGTTCTTATCGAATCGAATTGCGCTACAATGGGCAGTTATTACCAAATCAACCTCAGTTTAAAGTGGTAGCGCCACCCACTACTGTAGCAATCCCAACTCAGCGCCCTGTAAACCAGCAACCGCTTCAAACTACTACAGCACCTACACCCCGTACAACTGCGCCTATACCTGCGCCAACTACTAAAACTGTCTGCCCACCGGGGCAATGTTAACCCACCAACTCACTTTCTATTATTTAGTAAACACATTGTGAAATTCTGAATTTGTAAGGCGTATTTATGCAATTTTCCAATGCATTATTATTTTTAAATTAGTATAATTCTATCTGTCATTCTGCTTTAACAATTCTCAATAACTCCCCATCAATTTTGGAAGGGTAATGTACATGCGAAAACCTGCAAATATCTTAATAATACTTGGGATTTTATTCTCCATTTTTACTTCTATTGGAACGGCGAATGCTACCGAGGATAGCCGTTATTTTTCGCAAACCGATAAAACCGTAAGCGGGAAATTTCTTGAGTATTGGGACAAAAACGGCGGGTTACCCGTCTTTGGCTATCCAATTACCGAAGCTCAAATGGAAGTGAACCCGGAAGATGGGCAGGTTTATCTGACACAATGGTTTGAACGCCATCGCTTTGAATTACATCCAGAGAAAGCGGGTACACCCTTTGAAATTTTGACGGGATTACTTGGTAAGGATTTAAAGCGGGAAGGACTTTCCATTGACCCCGATTTTTTACCGGCGGCTGTATTGTATAACACTGCACAGCCTAAAGAGCAGCAATGGTATTTTGACCAGACCAAACACAATCTCCGCTTTCGTTTTCTCGAATATTGGATGGCTAACGGTGGTTTAGAGCGCTTTGGCTATCCCATTAGTGAGGAATATAAAGAGGTTGACCCTGAGACCGGGAACGTATATATCGTGCAATGGTTCGAGCGGGCGCGTTTTGAATATCACCCTGAAAATCAGCGACCTTACGATGTTTTGCTTGGTTTGTTGGGAAAACAGATAAAAAATGCAAAACCGGGCGACCTAAATTACCTTTGGAAAATTGGCGCTGCTCAAAACGATTTGCGCGCGCCCGGACCTATTGCAGTCGGACCGGATGGTAGCGTTTATGTTGCGGATAGTGGTACACGTATTCAAAAATACGATGGGGATGGACACTTTTTAGCGCGTTGGGGTACGGCAGGTCTCTTGGATGGGCAATTCAATGGTATTAATTCCCTAGCTATAGATAGCAAAAATAATGTATATGTGCTTGAAACCAACCGAGTGCAAAAATTTAGCAGTGATGGAACCTTCTTGCTTAAATTCGGTGCGGTAGGTAGCTATGACGCTGTATTGGATACGCCGACTCAAATGGTGATAGACCCACAAGGTAATATATTCATAATAGAACGATCAAAATACTTTATCAAGAAGTTTGACAGTAACGGTAAATATCTCAAGAAATTTGGCGGGCTAGGTACTCAGGATAGTAACTTCCAGCAGTACCCTGAAAGATTTAAGCTGGACTCTCAGGGGAATCTTTTTGTGCAGGCGGGAGACTCGCTTCAAAAGTTTGATAAGGAGGGGAATGCTCTGCAAAAATGGCAAGGTACGGCTTTTGAGTTGTCTTTTCCAACTTATACAGATAAAGTCCCTTTTTCACGGCTTACGCTCCTACAAATTACCCCTGAAGGGTATTTTTCCTTATATTATGGGATTAATAATATGGTTTATGTGGTGGATTCCAATTTAACTATCTTAAAAAAATGGACTCCATTGGGTGGTATCAGTAACAGTGCGACTGATGGTGTAGGAAATCTATATCTTTCAGGTGAAATGGTTTATAAGTATGACAGCAGCGGGAATTTCATTCTCAAATGGGGCGCTCAAAATTCTCAATCAAGTCTAATAAATAATTGGTATAACATCAGCGCGGATTATACCGGGAATTTGTACTATCCTGATAATTCCAGCATTGTTTGGTTGGACGAAAACTTAAGAGAAACCCAGCGAGTTGATTTTGCAAGCCTCACGAGTGGGCAGTTCAACCAGTCAATTGGTAGGTTTAGTTTTGATAATAACGGGAACATTTATGTGCTACTGGGTAATACAGAGTCAACAAAATACTTGCAAGTTTTTGATAGCGCAGGACATTCCCTCAACAAATGGACTTTGGGTAGTTGTTGCGGTTGGGAGGATGGCAAGATAGACCAAATCTATGATTTCGAAGTGGGCGGCAACGGCAATTTCTATTTGATAGATTACTACAATTATGATGCTAACCACAATTACAGCTCCACTATTAACCTACTTCGCGTTCAAGCCTTTGATAACCGTGGAAATTTCATGGCAAAATGGCTAGTACCTTTTTCATATATCGGGTTAAATCTGACTACTGACCCGCAAGGGAATCTGTACATCCTTTCACACTCTGATGCAGATAAAGGTACTGATAGAGGTACTATCACCAAATATAATGGCAATGGCAATGTGCTGGGCAAATGGGATTTGGCAGCCGCAATACATGCGCCTTCTACCGCTTCACCAAGTTTTTCATTAGTAAGTGACCACAAAAATTCTCTGTATTTGACTGCCAGAAGTTATGACCAGAGTTCTGGTATCGTAGAGGGAATAATA contains:
- a CDS encoding aminotransferase class V-fold PLP-dependent enzyme, translated to MDAEKIEQIRANFPAVLAKAYLNTGTNGPFPECGHKATLEYAQKQYESGRIGFESFTEMFREFTLATKAVATLLGCDSEEIVLTHNTTEGMNIALMGMDWSKGDEIITATTEHPGGLYPAYLLKQRYGVKIRQTSIGKPGVNPITELKRVLNSRTKAVVLSHVSWSSGMVLPIREIADLVHQTDALLICDAAQSCGMVPSNVYELGVDAYAISGQKWLCGPDGTGALFIRKNLIGSLAQTFVGYFGIKASDYSGNFVPNDGAKRYMAATLYPPSVKAWRVTLEWLEQEVGWDWIYKRIAELGQYCYEQISELPGVSMYTPKESMAGLVHFSFEQITAPDLSTKLAEKGIQVRPTPDPVLVRASTGFYNSVEDIDRLVKGIAEVIAETATAKA
- a CDS encoding serine/threonine protein kinase, with translation MSDQLKLGSTILNKYLIDSIIGTGGFGAVYKAYDLKLKRWAAIKTLLYTQSRLDNRYGVGAFEEFLSRFQREATVSSYFTQNPNIITVYGLEEDEDGDYYLILEFVEGGSLTDYIRNNKKLTIEETCAVTLDLSRALVDIHNHPADIVHRDLKPSNILLRKNGQALIADFGIAQVGHESQRTTIGARHPGSLPYMSPEQAKEYSYLSPTSDLYSLGLIIYEMLTGMLYAKYKRMPPSSVNPEVPAWLDDLVTRLLSILPEERLQKAEEISHLLLENIPELEKFRIIPHSSAPVTPPIEAIRTTPLEGAVNNELPTIDISDKKLPETLTETIALSKQPTALPTTDKRRPNFIWVGAITAVILFLGIVGVLLAGNGQNNNNLTATIAAAVESTSKTTSTVTDNTTLSISNINTVATMPLTDSVTATEIPSTPTPGPSLIIFGVGTTQRGDVETVQPADATDTFTLGSEAFGYINFDGGRPDLDKVELSIISDSVTRTPITITITKKSGFQILSLGKLELGSYRIELRYNGQLLPNQPQFKVVAPPTTVAIPTQRPVNQQPLQTTTAPTPRTTAPIPAPTTKTVCPPGQC